One Lachnospiraceae bacterium C1.1 genomic region harbors:
- a CDS encoding N-acetyltransferase family protein, with amino-acid sequence MIREMRDEDWGTVAEIYKQGLEEGTSTFNTECPSFTEWNEGHIKNCRFVFEEEGMVVGWIALSPSSSRCAYKGCVEMSVYVDRNYRGHGIGTALVNTIIREAEQCGYWSIYSAIFSINKASIALHKKCGFREIGYRERIAKDRFGKWQNTTLMEYRAS; translated from the coding sequence GTGATTAGAGAAATGAGAGATGAAGACTGGGGGACAGTAGCAGAGATTTACAAGCAGGGATTAGAAGAGGGAACATCAACTTTTAATACAGAGTGTCCTAGTTTTACTGAGTGGAATGAAGGCCACATAAAGAATTGCAGGTTTGTTTTTGAGGAAGAAGGAATGGTTGTAGGCTGGATAGCGCTAAGTCCTTCTTCAAGTAGGTGCGCATATAAAGGCTGCGTTGAAATGAGTGTATATGTTGATAGAAACTATAGAGGTCATGGGATAGGAACAGCTTTGGTAAATACGATTATCCGAGAGGCTGAGCAATGTGGATATTGGAGCATATATTCTGCAATATTTTCAATTAATAAAGCAAGTATAGCTTTACACAAAAAATGTGGTTTCAGGGAAATTGGCTATAGGGAAAGAATAGCTAAAGATCGATTTGGAAAATGGCAGAACACAACTCTTATGGAGTACAGAGCTTCATAA
- a CDS encoding XRE family transcriptional regulator, protein MKKDIYDVEGIQIEVERTDKDDKDAERRKTAYMFKVIREQSGMNRTEFAKWLGVPYRTMQEWELGRRQMPDYVLRLIAYKVANEKREGRI, encoded by the coding sequence ATGAAGAAAGATATTTATGATGTAGAAGGCATCCAGATTGAAGTTGAAAGAACTGACAAGGATGACAAAGACGCTGAGCGTCGTAAGACAGCTTACATGTTTAAAGTAATCAGGGAACAGTCAGGTATGAATCGTACAGAATTTGCCAAGTGGCTTGGAGTTCCTTATAGAACTATGCAGGAGTGGGAGCTTGGACGTAGACAGATGCCTGACTATGTACTTCGTTTGATTGCCTATAAGGTAGCAAATGAAAAGCGTGAGGGGAGGATCTGA
- a CDS encoding Fic family protein — protein sequence MRQFDYSYLANRTWDNEIISYISKIHENKGKQELYLRQKHVELNRLIEIAKIQSTEASNRIEGIITTNARLKQLVADKTTPKNRDEEEILGYRNVLNLVHENYDVIPVRSNYILQMHRDLLKYTTLNYGGQFKTTPNEIDMVLETGEKIVLFKPLEPYETPSAIDAICEKYQETLDKELVDELILIPCFLLDILCIHPFNNGNGRMSRLMTLLLLYRSGYMVGQYISIEKAIADTKEAYYDALQKADQGWYEGTNDPKPFIKYMLSIILSCYKEFEARVSIAYISGSKSTSYDVVKTYVNERIGKFSKQEVLAGCPSLGSSSVESALKKLVEDGTLVRIGAGRKTLYARAYDAHEYI from the coding sequence ATGAGACAATTTGATTATTCTTATCTTGCAAATAGGACTTGGGACAATGAAATAATATCTTATATTTCAAAGATTCATGAGAATAAGGGAAAGCAGGAGTTATACTTACGCCAAAAGCATGTTGAGCTTAATAGGCTTATTGAAATTGCTAAGATACAGAGTACCGAAGCTTCCAATAGAATCGAAGGTATTATTACTACGAATGCCAGACTGAAACAGCTTGTGGCTGATAAGACAACACCAAAGAATAGGGATGAGGAAGAAATCCTTGGTTATCGTAATGTGTTGAATCTTGTTCATGAAAACTATGATGTAATACCGGTACGTAGTAATTATATTCTTCAAATGCACAGAGATTTGTTGAAGTATACGACTCTGAATTATGGTGGACAGTTTAAAACTACACCTAATGAAATTGATATGGTGCTTGAAACAGGTGAGAAAATAGTTTTGTTTAAGCCACTTGAGCCATACGAGACGCCATCTGCAATCGATGCTATTTGTGAAAAATACCAAGAGACATTAGATAAAGAGCTGGTTGATGAGCTTATTCTCATACCCTGTTTCTTGCTTGATATCCTGTGCATCCATCCGTTTAATAACGGTAATGGTCGTATGAGCAGATTGATGACATTATTATTGCTTTATCGTAGTGGATATATGGTTGGGCAGTATATCAGTATTGAAAAAGCTATTGCAGATACCAAAGAGGCATATTATGACGCTCTTCAAAAGGCAGACCAAGGATGGTATGAAGGAACTAATGACCCTAAGCCATTTATAAAATATATGCTTAGTATAATTTTATCTTGCTATAAGGAATTTGAAGCCAGAGTATCTATAGCCTATATATCCGGGTCTAAGAGCACGTCATATGATGTTGTTAAGACATATGTCAACGAGCGTATAGGTAAGTTTTCAAAACAAGAAGTTCTTGCAGGGTGCCCAAGTTTGGGAAGTTCTTCTGTAGAGTCAGCGTTGAAGAAACTTGTTGAAGACGGAACTTTAGTGAGAATTGGAGCGGGGCGCAAAACTCTTTATGCACGAGCGTATGACGCCCATGAGTATATTTAA
- a CDS encoding amino acid adenylation domain-containing protein, which translates to MNTIVEGFLLKVNENEKAVAVFDNDRVLSRKELLLLADTIARKIPAGSKKVTIMMNHSVEMIASIFAALRIGAAYIPVEPFFPKERIRYMMEEAGVTALITNSEYSDRFPEMTNIIVDKGFPIDKTALIKADYNENDLAYILYTSGTTGKPKGVAVTNANVCHYVRAFANEFHPHKGDIMLQHSVCSFDIFVEEVFTTVLAGAALAIPSDEERKDVKKLIDFIKEKKVTMLSGFPYLLQEINELETIPDSIRLLISGGDVIRASYVTNLLGKVEVYNTYGPSETTVCASYLRCTKENILEDGTFPVGKPVLGTEIKIMDEEGNELPDGEIGELCIFGNGVSNGYIGDRRLENKAFVDTPKGRMYRSGDLGYYLPDGNIAFLHRKDTQIMIKGKRVEVSEVENVLAKSGYVKQAYVAPKMDDSNLSYMVAYIVKKNDDVVLSDITEYMSDYLTDFMIPEYFVELKKLPLNANGKVDKTMLPNLLRKVAA; encoded by the coding sequence ATGAATACGATAGTAGAGGGATTTTTATTAAAGGTAAATGAAAACGAAAAAGCAGTTGCTGTTTTTGATAATGATAGAGTATTGAGCAGAAAGGAACTTTTGCTTCTGGCGGATACAATAGCAAGAAAAATACCTGCCGGATCTAAGAAAGTGACTATAATGATGAATCATTCAGTAGAGATGATCGCATCGATTTTTGCTGCTTTAAGGATCGGCGCTGCATATATACCGGTTGAGCCTTTTTTTCCGAAAGAAAGAATAAGATACATGATGGAAGAAGCAGGAGTTACAGCATTGATAACAAACAGCGAGTATTCGGATCGTTTTCCGGAAATGACAAATATCATTGTTGACAAAGGATTCCCAATAGATAAAACTGCTTTGATCAAAGCTGACTATAATGAGAATGACCTTGCGTATATACTTTATACATCTGGAACAACAGGTAAGCCTAAGGGAGTTGCTGTAACAAATGCAAACGTTTGTCATTATGTCAGGGCATTTGCGAACGAATTTCATCCGCATAAGGGAGATATAATGCTTCAGCATTCTGTATGTTCTTTTGACATATTTGTAGAAGAAGTATTTACGACAGTTCTTGCCGGGGCAGCGCTTGCAATCCCTTCAGATGAAGAGAGAAAGGATGTTAAAAAGCTGATCGACTTTATCAAAGAAAAGAAAGTAACTATGCTTAGCGGATTTCCGTATCTTTTGCAGGAAATAAATGAGCTTGAAACTATTCCTGACAGCATTCGCCTTCTTATAAGCGGTGGTGATGTTATCAGAGCATCTTACGTTACGAATCTTCTTGGAAAAGTCGAAGTTTATAATACTTACGGTCCTTCTGAGACTACAGTATGTGCCTCATATCTCAGATGTACAAAAGAAAACATTTTGGAAGATGGAACTTTTCCGGTTGGAAAACCTGTGCTTGGAACAGAAATAAAAATAATGGATGAAGAAGGAAATGAACTTCCGGATGGAGAAATAGGAGAACTTTGTATTTTCGGAAACGGTGTTTCCAACGGATATATCGGAGACAGGCGATTAGAAAATAAAGCCTTTGTGGATACTCCAAAAGGAAGAATGTATAGGAGCGGAGATCTTGGATATTATCTTCCTGACGGAAATATTGCTTTTTTGCACAGAAAAGACACACAGATAATGATCAAGGGAAAGCGTGTAGAAGTCAGCGAAGTTGAAAATGTGCTTGCAAAGTCGGGATATGTTAAACAGGCATACGTTGCTCCAAAAATGGATGATAGTAATCTCTCTTACATGGTTGCTTATATCGTAAAAAAGAATGATGATGTAGTTCTTTCTGACATAACGGAATATATGAGTGATTATCTTACAGATTTCATGATCCCTGAGTATTTTGTAGAGCTGAAAAAGCTTCCGCTAAATGCCAATGGCAAAGTTGATAAGACGATGCTTCCAAACCTGTTAAGAAAGGTGGCTGCATGA
- a CDS encoding radical SAM mobile pair protein B yields the protein MEQPKIKVNHIETKSVMTKSNTPIGGYSVNPYVGCPHACKYCYASFMKRFTGHTEEWGTFMDVKDWPEIKNPKKYAGQKVIIGTVTDGYNPLEETYKNTRRLLEELKDSGADILICTKSDLVLRDLDLLKEINENSRLTVSWSINTLDEEFKDDMDAAVSIERRLAAMKEVYAAGIRTICFISPVFPGITDIEAIIDRTKDQCDLVWLENLNLRGGFKADIMKYISDKHPDLVPLYDEIYNKKNRSYFEALEKKAEELAKKYDCRFVDNETPYERVEKGHPTIVDYFYHEEVRGTANSGKRNVIHNP from the coding sequence ATGGAACAACCAAAAATCAAAGTAAATCATATAGAAACAAAAAGTGTAATGACAAAATCGAATACTCCTATTGGAGGATATTCGGTGAATCCCTATGTGGGGTGTCCCCATGCCTGTAAATACTGCTACGCATCTTTTATGAAACGCTTTACAGGGCATACGGAGGAATGGGGAACCTTCATGGATGTGAAAGACTGGCCTGAAATAAAGAATCCAAAGAAGTATGCCGGCCAGAAGGTGATCATTGGAACAGTTACGGATGGTTATAATCCGCTAGAGGAAACATATAAAAATACAAGAAGACTTCTGGAAGAACTAAAGGACAGTGGTGCGGACATACTTATCTGCACAAAGTCAGACCTTGTACTAAGAGATCTGGATCTGCTAAAAGAAATCAATGAAAATAGCAGACTTACAGTATCATGGTCAATCAATACTCTCGATGAAGAGTTTAAAGATGATATGGATGCGGCAGTAAGCATAGAAAGAAGGCTTGCTGCAATGAAAGAGGTATATGCGGCAGGCATTCGTACAATTTGCTTCATTTCACCCGTGTTCCCGGGGATTACGGATATAGAAGCAATCATAGACAGGACAAAAGATCAGTGTGACCTTGTATGGCTTGAGAATCTGAATCTTCGCGGAGGTTTTAAGGCAGATATCATGAAATACATTTCCGATAAACATCCGGATCTGGTGCCGCTGTATGACGAAATTTATAACAAAAAGAACCGCAGCTATTTTGAAGCGTTGGAAAAGAAAGCAGAAGAGCTGGCTAAAAAGTATGATTGCAGGTTTGTTGATAATGAAACTCCGTATGAGAGAGTAGAGAAAGGACATCCAACAATCGTAGATTACTTTTACCACGAAGAAGTAAGAGGAACTGCCAATAGTGGAAAGAGAAATGTAATACATAATCCTTGA
- a CDS encoding GNAT family N-acetyltransferase, with protein MIREAKKEDLEALLELYLYLHEDSIPKHDEHLERIWNQIIEDPNHHLIVNEIDGQIISSCVCVIIPNLTRNIRPYAFVENVVTHADFRGNGYAGECLDYAKKIAEKENCYKMMLLTGTKKTETMHFYEKAGYNSSDKTAFIQWIEMDK; from the coding sequence ATGATACGAGAAGCAAAAAAAGAAGATTTGGAAGCACTTTTGGAACTGTATCTTTACTTACATGAAGACAGTATTCCCAAGCATGATGAACATCTTGAAAGAATATGGAATCAGATCATTGAAGATCCGAATCACCATCTGATCGTAAATGAGATTGATGGTCAGATTATATCTTCTTGTGTTTGTGTGATTATCCCGAATTTAACAAGAAATATAAGACCATATGCTTTTGTTGAGAATGTGGTAACACATGCGGATTTCAGAGGAAACGGATATGCAGGTGAATGTCTGGATTATGCAAAGAAGATTGCGGAGAAGGAAAACTGTTACAAAATGATGCTACTGACAGGAACAAAGAAGACGGAGACTATGCATTTCTATGAGAAGGCTGGGTATAACAGCAGTGATAAGACAGCTTTCATACAGTGGATAGAGATGGATAAGTAG
- a CDS encoding DUF5714 domain-containing protein, translating to MTIEEKANRIIEDIRKEKGINPINMFKTMAKKDYISIHGPEHHILDGACLLMAYYNAGGKIDIDSALKKLLNEGLRMPGAMCGLWGICGAITSIGAALSIIDGTGPLSEDGTWGDHMAFTSSAIGELGQINGPRCCKRDAMIAFKHGIEYVRQHYGVQIEYEKQHCEFSSQNQQCIKERCPFFG from the coding sequence ATGACTATTGAAGAAAAAGCAAACAGGATTATTGAAGATATACGTAAAGAAAAAGGCATTAATCCTATCAATATGTTTAAGACAATGGCAAAAAAAGATTACATAAGCATACATGGGCCAGAACATCATATATTAGACGGGGCATGTCTCTTGATGGCTTATTATAATGCTGGTGGCAAAATAGATATAGACTCCGCTTTAAAGAAACTTCTTAATGAAGGACTCCGGATGCCGGGAGCAATGTGTGGACTCTGGGGAATATGCGGAGCGATAACTTCTATAGGTGCGGCTCTTTCTATTATTGATGGCACAGGACCTCTTTCTGAAGATGGCACCTGGGGAGATCACATGGCATTTACATCAAGCGCCATAGGAGAACTTGGCCAGATAAATGGCCCAAGATGTTGTAAAAGAGATGCTATGATTGCGTTCAAGCATGGAATAGAGTACGTAAGACAGCACTACGGTGTGCAGATTGAATATGAGAAGCAACACTGTGAGTTCTCATCGCAGAACCAGCAGTGTATCAAAGAAAGATGCCCTTTCTTTGGATAA
- a CDS encoding radical SAM mobile pair system MarR family transcriptional regulator, whose product MKTNGGFLVTKIKQLGDRIFERILAEKNIDAFNGAQGRILYVLWQEDGVPIKIISEKSGLAITSLTTMLERMEKNGLISRKTDEADKRKTLLFLTDKAKELKEAYDSVSNEMGNIYYRDFTDKEILQFEEYLNRIRVNLEEWSDK is encoded by the coding sequence ATGAAGACAAATGGTGGATTTCTTGTTACAAAAATAAAACAGCTGGGTGATCGTATATTTGAAAGGATACTGGCAGAAAAAAACATTGATGCATTTAACGGAGCTCAGGGAAGGATTCTTTATGTCTTATGGCAGGAAGATGGTGTTCCTATTAAAATTATTTCCGAGAAAAGCGGACTTGCAATTACTTCACTTACAACCATGCTTGAGCGGATGGAAAAAAACGGACTGATAAGCCGCAAAACTGATGAAGCTGATAAGAGAAAAACTCTTCTGTTCCTCACAGATAAAGCCAAAGAACTTAAAGAAGCTTATGACTCCGTATCAAATGAGATGGGGAATATTTATTATCGTGATTTTACGGATAAAGAGATTCTTCAGTTTGAAGAGTATCTTAACCGCATCAGGGTAAACCTTGAGGAATGGAGTGACAAATGA
- a CDS encoding radical SAM mobile pair protein A, translating to MSICIKDQIQNMNLVIGCTVGCPYCYARNNTRRYHIIDDFEKPQFFQGKLRMMEKKKPQNFLLTGMSDLSGWHEEWREEVFNKIAENPQHQFLFLTKRPDLLSFETDLDNAWFGVTVTRKSELWRIDALRSNVKAKKYHVTFEPLFDDPGKVDLTGIDWIVVGTMTGAKSRTVKTDPGWAYSLTEQAHELNIPVFWKEDLVPIMGEEMIQEMPDAFNKVLEEQRIWNNQKSK from the coding sequence ATGAGTATCTGTATTAAAGATCAGATTCAGAACATGAATCTTGTTATAGGGTGCACTGTTGGATGTCCGTACTGCTATGCCAGAAACAATACGAGGCGTTATCACATCATAGATGATTTTGAAAAGCCACAGTTTTTTCAAGGAAAGCTTCGTATGATGGAAAAGAAAAAGCCGCAGAATTTTCTGCTGACCGGCATGAGCGATCTCTCGGGCTGGCATGAGGAATGGAGAGAGGAAGTCTTTAATAAGATAGCAGAGAATCCTCAGCACCAGTTTCTTTTTCTTACCAAACGACCGGATCTTCTGTCTTTTGAAACAGATCTTGATAATGCATGGTTTGGCGTTACAGTTACGAGAAAGTCTGAGTTATGGCGTATTGATGCACTGCGGAGCAATGTGAAGGCAAAAAAATATCATGTTACCTTTGAGCCTTTGTTCGATGATCCGGGTAAGGTTGATCTTACAGGCATTGACTGGATTGTGGTGGGAACCATGACAGGTGCAAAGAGCAGGACTGTTAAAACAGATCCCGGGTGGGCTTATTCATTGACAGAACAGGCTCATGAACTGAACATTCCTGTATTCTGGAAAGAAGATCTTGTTCCGATTATGGGAGAAGAAATGATACAGGAAATGCCGGATGCTTTTAACAAAGTGTTGGAGGAGCAGAGGATATGGAACAACCAAAAATCAAAGTAA
- a CDS encoding IS3 family transposase: MYGRDINRKKLNDNPVVETIYGETVGFTLPFRIKLFEKWKENPTPETIEEELKKVDILAIDLLSHSFKDICARFKYGGYPLPTEKSHPEIDPEYKETNPLILSGKFYRKKRGFGMTIDPGFRQELMEAYPDTSIEDMLRRNGIDPLDVGCERIVRLEQAFKREIFRRYAASEGVSKVEYHVSAASPKLLENPYVEKIVRGNLYMKNAFFNEVYMIPIPLSKIFEIYGIDDSLVNTWSKTRINSSLQAWKPLETEVIPCNEGILEIQNRRASMMFQEVRKGFCELGQIFKTDNYDIQRKVCRWVDGLPSDPWGYYSRKRILKLMDLSKSRYYALLHNETYGTGKINRCRRDEEDIVIIRQVLAYKGFEKGIRQVYMLMPRVTGQSFSMYKIRRLMNKYGIRTTIRRPSRNRKAMKELIARNQKANLIMRRFRLHRPNEIRLTDVTYLDYGDGLRAYGSASVDPVTGRLICFIISENNDLQLALDTLAAMDSYPAKSGAILHSDQGILYMSDDFQAAVVERELTQSMSRRGNCWDNAVQESFFGHFKDECPYEACKSLDELQECIDRYGFYYNNERGMWDREKMTPAEYEQYLEQMSEAEFAKYLAREEERFEKMKVKSAKNAHMAARSYKEFTEKSIGGLNDETGGSFKKV, from the coding sequence ATGTATGGAAGGGATATAAACAGAAAAAAGCTAAATGATAATCCGGTTGTCGAAACCATCTATGGTGAAACAGTGGGATTTACACTTCCCTTTAGGATAAAACTCTTCGAAAAATGGAAAGAAAACCCTACCCCTGAAACCATAGAGGAAGAGCTTAAGAAAGTTGATATTCTGGCAATAGACCTCTTATCCCATTCATTTAAAGATATATGTGCAAGATTCAAATACGGCGGATATCCTCTGCCTACAGAAAAATCTCACCCTGAAATAGATCCGGAATATAAAGAAACTAATCCTTTGATACTGTCAGGGAAGTTTTACAGAAAGAAACGAGGATTCGGAATGACGATAGATCCCGGATTTCGCCAAGAATTAATGGAAGCTTACCCTGACACATCAATTGAAGATATGTTAAGGCGCAATGGGATTGATCCACTTGATGTCGGATGTGAAAGAATCGTCAGATTGGAACAGGCTTTTAAGAGAGAAATATTCAGACGATATGCTGCGTCTGAAGGTGTTTCAAAAGTCGAGTATCATGTTTCTGCAGCCTCTCCAAAGCTCTTAGAGAATCCCTATGTAGAAAAGATAGTACGTGGAAATCTGTACATGAAAAATGCCTTCTTTAATGAGGTATACATGATACCCATTCCGCTTTCAAAGATTTTTGAGATATACGGAATTGATGATAGCTTGGTGAATACCTGGAGTAAAACGCGGATCAATTCATCTTTGCAAGCATGGAAGCCTTTGGAGACAGAGGTTATTCCATGTAATGAAGGCATTTTGGAGATACAGAATAGACGGGCTTCTATGATGTTCCAGGAAGTAAGAAAAGGTTTTTGCGAATTAGGACAGATATTCAAAACTGACAATTATGATATTCAGCGCAAAGTTTGTCGATGGGTAGATGGACTCCCCAGTGATCCTTGGGGATACTATTCCAGAAAAAGGATACTGAAACTGATGGATTTATCAAAAAGCCGCTATTACGCACTGCTACATAATGAAACATATGGAACAGGCAAAATTAACAGGTGTCGCAGAGATGAGGAAGATATAGTAATAATTCGCCAGGTACTTGCATACAAAGGCTTTGAGAAAGGTATACGCCAGGTATATATGCTTATGCCAAGGGTTACCGGACAGTCTTTTAGCATGTACAAGATACGCAGGCTTATGAATAAATACGGAATCCGAACAACAATAAGACGTCCCAGCCGGAATAGAAAAGCAATGAAAGAACTCATAGCGAGAAACCAAAAAGCCAACCTCATCATGCGGAGATTCAGGCTTCACAGACCCAATGAAATAAGGCTTACAGATGTGACATATCTTGACTATGGTGATGGTCTGCGTGCCTATGGTTCAGCATCTGTGGATCCGGTTACAGGCAGACTCATATGCTTCATTATTAGTGAAAACAATGATCTTCAGCTTGCGCTTGATACCCTGGCCGCAATGGATTCTTACCCTGCCAAAAGTGGTGCAATACTTCATTCCGACCAGGGCATACTTTACATGAGTGATGACTTTCAGGCTGCAGTTGTTGAACGAGAACTTACGCAGTCAATGTCAAGACGCGGGAACTGCTGGGATAATGCAGTTCAGGAATCATTCTTTGGACATTTTAAAGATGAGTGCCCTTATGAAGCTTGTAAATCTTTGGATGAGTTGCAGGAATGTATTGATAGATATGGCTTTTACTATAATAATGAAAGAGGCATGTGGGATAGAGAAAAGATGACACCTGCAGAGTATGAACAATACCTGGAACAGATGAGTGAAGCAGAATTCGCCAAATATCTGGCGAGAGAAGAAGAACGCTTTGAAAAGATGAAGGTAAAGTCAGCAAAAAACGCTCACATGGCTGCAAGAAGCTATAAGGAGTTTACAGAAAAAAGTATTGGGGGATTAAACGATGAAACTGGTGGATCATTCAAAAAAGTATAA
- a CDS encoding NAD(P)H-dependent oxidoreductase produces MKVFIVYCHPSKNSFTYEVKEAFIKGLESAGHSYEISDLYADGFNPVMSEKEYIREGFYNLDSPVSEDVLFEQKKINEADAIAFIYPDFWTSSPAMLEGWFQRVWTYGFAYGDKTSMECLEKALFLITMGGSLKDKVRRDQLEAMKTVMIGDRIRNRAKTCEVYAFDEMTRGYGNDANRDKNAGKYLRKVFEIAKNL; encoded by the coding sequence ATGAAGGTATTCATTGTATATTGTCATCCAAGTAAAAATAGTTTCACATATGAAGTGAAAGAAGCTTTTATCAAAGGACTGGAGAGTGCAGGACATTCATATGAGATTTCTGATCTGTATGCAGATGGATTCAATCCCGTGATGTCGGAAAAAGAGTATATAAGAGAAGGATTTTATAATTTGGATAGTCCTGTATCGGAGGATGTTCTTTTTGAGCAGAAAAAGATAAATGAAGCAGATGCGATAGCTTTTATTTACCCTGATTTTTGGACTTCGTCTCCTGCTATGTTAGAGGGATGGTTTCAACGGGTATGGACTTACGGATTTGCATATGGGGATAAAACATCCATGGAATGTCTGGAAAAAGCATTATTTTTGATTACCATGGGTGGGTCATTAAAAGATAAGGTAAGAAGAGATCAGCTGGAAGCAATGAAGACAGTTATGATTGGTGACCGGATCAGAAATAGAGCAAAAACCTGCGAAGTATATGCTTTTGATGAGATGACCAGAGGCTATGGTAATGATGCTAACCGGGATAAAAACGCTGGTAAGTATCTAAGAAAAGTATTTGAAATTGCAAAAAACTTATAA
- a CDS encoding IS3 family transposase, producing the protein MVDSFINKQKSKLNGYNVSQCLRMFGVSDSGYYAWKGRKEDIFGKQAEKKADRDAIKELMRRIIIARNGVVPGKRTFRVELFRRFGRTVNTKKIAALMAEMNIQAQMPHKDAYKHQASHNHVCAAPVNAVNQNFFIAPRRVILSDITYLYYGEYRTTFYLCVFRDAYTRENLGWSIGRYMSLKLVEEAYRDMMSGHAGELAEVMRTNEVYVHHDQGSQYLATSFTELLHDDGFVQSVSARGNSQDNAPMESFFGRLKTAILDMVAMCRDFTSARQLVDGYLKAHNSEHYQYDLAGLTPEEFYQYATTGVYPLDNYFGVPASIMMTGGDLKKVRRRYADEEAAARREASQKHREEKRLVDPEKVILRDQRLLKSVIDKWKDKEMTASNQITKMQAVLEKAKSALQFIKSLTEDKRSELKEPLAWRKYTELSYVFMMNELF; encoded by the coding sequence ATGGTTGATTCATTTATAAATAAGCAGAAGTCGAAACTCAATGGGTATAACGTTTCACAATGCCTGCGTATGTTTGGAGTGTCTGACTCTGGCTACTATGCATGGAAAGGCCGTAAGGAAGATATATTTGGAAAACAGGCGGAGAAAAAAGCCGACAGGGATGCAATCAAAGAACTTATGCGTAGGATTATCATTGCCAGAAATGGCGTGGTTCCTGGGAAAAGGACATTCAGGGTGGAGCTTTTTAGAAGATTTGGCAGGACTGTGAATACCAAAAAGATAGCGGCGCTTATGGCTGAGATGAACATACAGGCACAGATGCCGCATAAAGATGCATATAAGCATCAGGCATCACATAATCACGTGTGCGCGGCGCCGGTAAATGCGGTGAACCAGAACTTCTTCATCGCTCCGCGAAGAGTCATTCTTTCAGATATAACATATCTTTACTATGGTGAATATCGGACCACATTTTATCTGTGCGTATTCAGAGATGCCTATACTCGTGAAAACCTTGGTTGGAGCATAGGGAGATATATGTCTCTAAAACTCGTAGAAGAAGCCTACCGGGATATGATGAGTGGTCATGCTGGCGAACTTGCGGAAGTCATGAGGACCAATGAAGTTTATGTGCACCATGATCAGGGGAGCCAGTACCTTGCCACTTCCTTTACTGAGCTACTTCACGATGATGGCTTTGTACAGTCTGTATCAGCCAGAGGCAATTCTCAGGATAACGCACCTATGGAGAGCTTCTTTGGGAGGCTTAAAACAGCCATCCTCGATATGGTTGCTATGTGCAGGGATTTTACGTCTGCAAGACAGCTTGTGGATGGTTACCTTAAGGCACACAATTCAGAGCATTATCAGTATGATCTTGCAGGACTTACTCCTGAGGAATTCTATCAGTATGCCACAACGGGAGTTTATCCACTTGACAACTACTTTGGTGTTCCTGCATCAATTATGATGACAGGTGGTGATTTAAAGAAAGTAAGACGCAGATATGCTGATGAAGAAGCTGCAGCTCGCAGAGAAGCATCCCAAAAGCATCGTGAAGAAAAACGGCTTGTTGATCCTGAAAAAGTAATACTTCGTGACCAACGCCTTCTTAAGTCAGTAATAGATAAGTGGAAGGATAAGGAAATGACAGCATCTAATCAGATCACAAAAATGCAGGCTGTCCTGGAAAAGGCCAAGAGCGCTCTTCAGTTCATAAAGTCACTTACAGAAGACAAACGCTCTGAGCTTAAAGAACCACTTGCATGGAGAAAATATACTGAATTAAGTTATGTATTCATGATGAACGAACTGTTCTGA